A single region of the Papilio machaon chromosome 13, ilPapMach1.1, whole genome shotgun sequence genome encodes:
- the LOC106710537 gene encoding putative gustatory receptor 59f yields MLNQLKSCLNPKPKVNDNLCINDIFKPIYSVITFLGLFPYSVKFQQNKTIYRILRKSIYVNTIYGVSVVLTIYVFLVLHIREVFLSSDSSPVIDVLLTKINYVIEIIIVIIFIIVTYVNAFLNRHKYVKMLNIIMSTWNDLSKHYKNVGDLKRIYYKVHLLLKCLFLVILIQCCLNFLKGESLWRMILMYISFNSAQTLQFIMILFYYVTIMMLIILLSNLEKQITQLHNKTNEDKCFVQMKAQTLTVKQIELLYNKAFDAKSEINKIFQYPLLVCIFHCFYGIVNEALIMYQGLVVKKCTTVYEIFNCSFWISFHLLKIFLLASSGHALKMKVSVRKIGHALLDIPTAGHDGRRYMEVQHFTSVITCKNIVIVLFDCISLDATLMYNTLSSASLYLIILVQIDRKNDD; encoded by the exons atgttaaatcagTTGAAGAGTTGTTTAAATCCGAAACCAAAAGTAAATGacaatttatgtataaacgatatttttaaaccaattTATTCTGTGATAACTTTCTTAGGACTGTTTCCGTATAgtgttaaatttcaacaaaataaaacaatatataggATTTTACGTAAATCAATATATGTTAACACTATTTATGGTGTTAGTgttgttttaacaatatatgtGTTTTTAGTATTGCATATTAGAGAAGTGTTTTTAAGTTCTGATTCAAGTCCTGTTATAGACGTTTTActgactaaaataaattacgttatagaaataattattgtgataatttttataattgtcaCGTACGTGAATGCGTTTCTAAATCGTCACAAATAcgtgaaaatgttaaatataataatgtcgACTTGGAATGatttatcaaaacattatAAGAATGTTGGTGATCTTaaacgtatttattataaagttcatttattacttaaatgtcTATTTCTTGTGATTTTAATACAATGCTGTCTTAACTTCTTAAAAGGAGAAAGTTTATGGAGGATGATTTTGATGTACATATCTTTTAACTCAGCACAGACTTTACAATTCATTatgattcttttttattacgtaacaATAATGATGTTGATCATTTTGCTCTCAAATCTTGAGAAGCAAATCACACAATTgcacaataaaacaaatgaagataAGTGTTTTGTTCAAATGAAAGCGCAAACCCTTACAGTAAAGCAAATAGAACTGTTATATAACAAAGCTTTTGATGCTAAatctgaaattaataaaatctttcaatATCCCTTATTAGTATGTATTTTTCATTGCTTCTATGGAATTGTTAATGAAGCATTAATTATGTATCAAGGATTAGTcgttaaaaaatgtacaactgtttatgaaatatttaattgttcttTTTGGATTAGTTTTCATTTACTAAAGATATTCCTTTTGGCATCATCAGGCCATGCTTTGAAGATGAAGGTAAGT GTTCGAAAAATTGGACACGCTCTGCTCGACATTCCGACTGCGGGACATGATGGCCGTCGGTATATGgag GTGCAACATTTTACTTCAGTAATTACTTGCAAAAACATAGTAATAGTATTGTTTGATTGTATTTCATTGGATGCAACACTAATGTATAat ACGCTTTCTTCGGCATCTTTAtatcttattatattagtCCAAATTGATAGAAAGAATGATGACTGA